The following proteins come from a genomic window of Amaranthus tricolor cultivar Red isolate AtriRed21 chromosome 14, ASM2621246v1, whole genome shotgun sequence:
- the LOC130800454 gene encoding calnexin homolog produces MEMRKTFKHQFAGFLLLACFSIQLFASDPIFYESFDDTFEGRWIVSEKDEYNGVWKHSKSEGHEDYGLLVSEKARKYAIVKELEKPVELKGKTIVLQYETRLQNGLECGGAYLKYLRPQEAGMVPKEFDNESPYSIMFGPDKCGSTNKVHFILKHKNPKSGEYVEHHLKFPPSVPSDKLSHVYTAILTPDNDVRILIDGEEKKKASILLGDHFEPAIIPPKTIPDPEDKKPEDWDEREKIPDPNAVKPDDWDESAPMEIEDEEAEKPEGWLDDEPEEIDDPEATKPEDWDDEEDGEWEAPKIENPKCEEAPGCGEWKRPMKRNPAYKGKWHAPLIDNPNYKGIWKPQEIPNPNYFELTTPDFEPIAAIGIEIWTMQDGILFDNILIADDEKTAESYRETQWKPKFDAEKEKEKVEEEATRSADGISGIQKKVFDVLYKVADIPFLEPYQAKINELIEKAETQPNITIGVLVSIAVIFVTLFFKLLFGGKKQASASQPAPAEDSTTKEGNEEKEEENEKEETAAPRRRTRREN; encoded by the exons ATGGAGATGCGTAAAACATTTAAGCATCAGTTTGCAGGATTTTTACTGCTTGCATGCTTTTCGATTCAACTTTTCGCTTCTGATCCT ATCTTTTATGAATCTTTTGATGACACTTTTGAGGGGAGATGGATCGTATCCGAGAAAGATGAGTACAACG GTGTTTGGAAGCATTCAAAAAGTGAGGGACATGAAGACTATGGACTTCTTGTTAGTGAAAAGGCAAGAAAGTACGCTATTGTGAAAGAACTTGAGAAACCTGTTGAATTGAAGGGAAAAACTATTGTTCTCCAATACGAAACACGCCTCCAGAATGGTCTTGAATGTGGTGGTGCTTACTTGAAGTATCTCCGTCCTCAAGAAGCTGGGATGGTGCCCAAGGAATTTGACAATGAATCACCATATTCTATCATGTTTGGACCTGACAAATGTGGGTCCACAAACAAGGTTCACTTCATTTTGAAGCACAAGAACCCTAAGAGTGGAGAATATGTTGAACACCATCTCAAATTTCCACCTTCTGTCCCATCTGATAAGTTATCTCATGTTTATACGGCTATTTTGACCCCTGACAATGACGTGCGCATTCTCATTGATGGTgaagagaagaagaaagctAGCATCCTTTTGGGTGATCATTTTGAACCAGCTATTATCCCACCGAAGACCATTCCAGACCCAGAAGATAAGAAGCCTGAGGACTGGGATGAGAGGGAAAAGATTCCTGACCCAAATGCAGTAAAACCTGATGATTGGGATGAGAGTGCACCAATGGAGATTGAAGATGAGGAGGCTGAGAAACCCGAAGGATGGTTGGATGATGAGCCAGAAGAAATTGATGACCCAGAGGCTACTAAACCTGAAGATTGGGATGATGAGGAGGATGGTGAATGGGAAGCACCAAAGATCGAAAATCCCAAGTGCGAAGAAGCACCTGGTTGTGGTGAATGGAAGAGGCCAATGAAGAGAAACCCAGCTTACAAGGGAAAATGGCACGCCCCACTAATCGACAACCCGAACTACAAGGGTATCTGGAAGCCACAAGAAATTCCCAACCCTAACTACTTTGAGCTTACAACCCCAGACTTTGAGCCAATTGCAGCTATTGGTATTGAGATATGGACCATGCAAGATGGCATACTGTTTGACAACATTTTAATTGCTGATGACGAAAAGACAGCTGAATCATACAGAGAGACCCAATGGAAGCCCAAGTTTGAcgcagaaaaagaaaaagagaaggttGAGGAAGAAGCTACCCGTTCAGCAGATGGCATCTCGGGCATTCAG AAGAAGGTATTTGATGTTCTGTACAAGGTTGCTGACATCCCATTTTTGGAACCCTACCAGGCTAAGATTAAT GAATTGATCGAGAAAGCAGAGACACAACCAAATATCACCATTGGTGTCCTGGTCTCCATTGCAGTAATTTTTGTCACTCTCTTCTTCAAGCTACTTTTTGGTGGGAAAAAACAG GCTTCTGCAAGTCAGCCAGCTCCTGCAGAGGATTCAACCACCAAGGAAGGCAACGAGGAGAAGGAAGAGGAAAACGAAAAGGAAGAAACTGCTGCTCCTCGCCGAAGAACAAGGCGTGAGAATTAG
- the LOC130800455 gene encoding uncharacterized protein LOC130800455: protein MVMGMALRNAAMAKRLKEVMPLLGRSNRTITTSTPKTNSYAPTLEPEEANLRVSHSNPKNRKSLKEELLPKGKPISDYVPVYVALGMIGVSLSLGLYTAKQELLHSPQVFVKKSRRETIPEVVEPEDVAHHSQDFVNKSLFRKVAHIQEGKTPIIQSLQGNTLTREHRVESLKTVGVDSV, encoded by the exons ATGGTCATGGGCATGGCTTTAAGGAACGCAGCTATG GCCAAAAGACTTAAAGAAGTGATGCCTCTTTTAGGGCGATCAAACCGCACCATAACGACATCAACACCAAAAACGAACTCATATGCACCTACATTAGAGCCTGAAGAGGCAAACTTAAGGGTATCCCATTCCaatcctaaaaatagaaagagCCTTAAAGAAGAATTACTACCAAAAGGGAAACCAATAAGTGACTACGTACCAGTATACGTGGCATTGGGTATGATAGGGGTGTCCTTAAGTTTAGGGCTCTACACAGCCAAGCAGGAATTGTTACATTCCCCTCAAGTATTTGTTAAGAAGAGTAGAAGAGAAACAATACCTGAAGTTGTTGAACCTGAAGACGTTGCTCATCATTCTCAGGATTTTGTTAATAAATCTTTGTTTAGGAAAGTTGCTCATATTCAAGAGGGTAAAACTCCTATTATTCAATCTCTTCAAGGAAATACTCTTACAAG GGAGCACCGGGTGGAGTCATTGAAAACTGTGGGAGTTGACTCTGTTTAG
- the LOC130800452 gene encoding uncharacterized protein LOC130800452, giving the protein MVLLFFVLDLRTLSPPLLAQLKQCLLELANLYAISAPTFNLKYRNVDSSLQDRIGLCYLQSSACFSSNEQQQQQLKIVYSPRGKSFNLRDFYYAVNHLPSDYYLPHILEDSGTSLLHDIELSCIIGDEVLDSTRGKEIELKIILISSCLVGNMDSNAKKTLLDAANKCISVEFVFLEQKSSQLCDVSENINKFRGQICDLENCSFNAYLPDEQIFNGMAKKWLMELKESTEEWLQAHFLFQKTFVGSMNRICCRLCSSVNQVMDRFSPCKAHTCHDIQRNNREGYGFTDGLFYHVKEHNVEQDNTVNESKVVDEYGLLAEGSLQCRNNFCQVPSTIIFNIIERTSLASVSEGVVIGRPYIVTPSAVQETDTAQEESDMCHWNNMLFQGLCRALNLVNQGLICWSFCNLDKMRETALIYYYILQPSDSGLMLLRRLAGAEEILPFPDANTDDSSNTEEIDCSIQQCLEEMELRDYNPLQHSGGFHQKLSQLVEESLQPGLVAPEISTTPAFISLDDVSVPLQPSEVRNVAALPDVDVSTSPSSGKTNPLNHTEDIDIPLKAADENEKGITCLAQEWEQLIVGSIPKMDLAHSEPTLGTTRTSPPSTRRLLDTRTSNILERLGNPKQNKTKAINTDKILSGLATYSNGTKENHPISIGIADQGFTTASNLMKPIFQRLKRKQR; this is encoded by the exons ATGGTTCTACTGTTTTTTGTTCTAGATTTGCGAACTCTCTCTCCTCCATTGTTAGCACAATTGAAGCAG TGCTTGTTAGAGTTAGCGAATTTGTATGCTATCTCTGCTCCTACATTTAACTTGAAATACCGTAATGTTGATTCCTCACTCCAAGATCGCATTGGCTTGTGCTATTTGCAAAGCTCTGCATGTTTTTCGTCAAATGAG cagcagcagcagcagcttaAGATTGTGTACTCTCCAAGGGGAAAAAGTTTCAATCTTCGTGATTTTTATTATGCAGTCAATCACTTGCCCTCTGATTACTATTTGCCACACATACTTGAGGATTCTGGGACCTCCCTCTTACATG ATATAGAACTTTCATGCATCATCGGTGATGAAGTGCTGGACTCTACTCGTGGCAAAGAAATTGAGTTAAAAATAATCCTTATCAGTTCATGTTTAGTTGGAAATATGGATTCTAATGCTAAGAAGACTCTCCTG GATGCTGCCAACAAATGCATATCTGTGGAATTTGTTTTCCTTGAGCAAAAGTCAAGTCAACTCTGTGATGTTTCGGAGAATATAAACAAGTTTAGGGGACAAATATGTGATCTTGAGAACTGTTCTTTTAATGCATATCTTCCAG ATGAGCAGATATTTAATGGCATGGCAAAGAAATGGCTTATGGAGTTGAAAGAGAGCACAGAAGAATGGTTGCAGGCACATTTTCTCTTTCAGAAAACCTTTGTGGGTTCTATGAACCGAATATGTTGCAGGTTGTGTAGTTCCGTAAATCAAGTAATGGACAGATTTAGTCCTTGCAAG GCACATACGTGTCATGACATCCAAAGAAATAATAGAGAGGGTTATGGGTTCACAGATGGTCTTTTCTATCATGTTAAAGAGCATAATGTGGAACAGGATAATACTGTCAACGAATCCAAAGTTGTCGATGAATATGGCCTATTGGCTGAAGGATCTTTGCAGTGCAGGAATAATTTCTGTCAAGTTCCATCTACGATAATCTTTAATATAATTGAGCGAACTAGTTTGGCTTCTGTAAGTGAAG GTGTGGTGATTGGAAGACCTTATATTGTTACTCCATCAGCTGTTCAGGAGACAGATACAGCTCAAGAAGAAAGCGACATGTGTCACTGGAATAATATGC TTTTCCAGGGGCTTTGTCGTGCTCTTAACTTAGTGAACCAGGGTCTTATATGCTGGTCATTTTGCAACTTGGACAAGATGAGAGAAACTGCATTAATCTACTACTATATTCTTCAACCATCTGACAGTGGACTAATGCTGCTCAGG AGACTCGCAGGAGCTGAGGAAATCTTGCCCTTTCCTGATGCAAATACAGACGACTCTTCAAATACTGAGGAGATTGATTGTAGCATTCAACAATGTCTAGAAGAA ATGGAACTTAGAGACTACAATCCGCTACAGCATAGTGGAGGTTTCCACCAGAAGCTCAGCCAGCTAGTTGAAGAGAGCTTACAACCAGG GTTGGTTGCTCCAGAAATATCAACTACTCCAGCTTTCATCTCTCTTGATGACGTATCAGTCCCATTGCAACCTAGTGAAGTGAGAAATGTCGCAGCTTTACCTGATGTAGATGTTTCAACTTCGCCATCATCAGGGAAAACGAATCCATTGAATCACACTGAAGATATTGATATTCCATTGAAAGCTGCTGATGAAAACGAAAAGGGTATTACATGTCTGGCACAAGAATGGGAACAGCTAATTGTTGGTAGTATTCCAAAGATGGATTTAGCTCATTCCGAGCCCACTTTAGGGACGACAAGAACATCTCCACCATCAACTCGCAGACTGCTGGACACAagaacttcaaatatattagaGAGACTTGGTAACCCGAAACAGAACAAGACTAAGGCTATTAATACAGATAAGATACTCAGTGGTTTAGCTACATATTCAAATGGAACAAAAGAGAACCACCCCATAAGCATTGGTATTGCAGATCAAGGTTTCACTACTGCAAGTAACCTGATGAAGCCGATTTTCCAACGACTGAAAAGGAAGCAACGATGA